In a single window of the bacterium HR11 genome:
- a CDS encoding Putative glutaredoxin.1: MALVVMYGTLWCPDCYRARRWLQRAGVKFVEINIDWDTHGEAVVLRVNGGRRTTPTFQIGERFLTVSPFNPEVLEEALRAASVLPAPAPAGLQSGDSAVGP, translated from the coding sequence ATGGCGTTGGTCGTCATGTACGGTACCCTGTGGTGTCCGGACTGTTACCGGGCCCGGCGGTGGCTTCAACGGGCCGGCGTCAAGTTCGTCGAAATCAACATCGACTGGGACACGCACGGCGAGGCCGTGGTCTTGCGGGTCAACGGCGGGCGGCGTACGACCCCGACTTTCCAGATCGGAGAACGCTTTCTGACGGTGAGCCCCTTTAACCCCGAGGTCCTGGAGGAAGCCCTGCGGGCCGCATCCGTACTGCCGGCGCCGGCCCCGGCGGGTCTCCAATCCGGCGATTCAGCCGTCGGACCGTAG